A DNA window from Trichosurus vulpecula isolate mTriVul1 chromosome 2, mTriVul1.pri, whole genome shotgun sequence contains the following coding sequences:
- the LOC118837340 gene encoding perilipin-3-like — translation MGYHSPESWCGSNREQDSGQPLLSGPAQVLYWEEKRAGYSFIHITATGIKESCMDCISTVGKETLHLAETRTSPSQMEKTVSEILTDAKEVEARLTDKVSSEPISQERMSIPQVPQEISPSSKEIIPDKAQPSKESDSLMNASSGYSSKDDAISLSNVSTRSVSDEEKIWSETQEEKEILEECKMTMDKYFPLLPNEEEDRGCFGDVSSKGTAYFTSLRFLPSHLQPQVYKQALENIRGARNNIRKLLYHLYEAIEWAYQRKQGSVDGQNSHKALFELWIKWSQFENVDGDTKLSDLEFLEALTLHMSCRISLRLQSAFMDLMPQVLGLPTSIQDDLQQACCDMEELHTTFSTSGSFQDLNKHNLILSQLKLTKAQGSLEKLLCFLEGDIASGWIAGSFPPF, via the coding sequence ttggtgtgggagcaaccGGGAGCAGGACTctggccagcccttgctctcaggcccaGCCCAAGTATTGTACTGGGAAGAAAAAAGGGCTGGGTATAGCTTTATCCATATCACTGCTACTGGCATAAAGGAGTCTTGCATGGACTGTATATCCACTGTTGGCAAAGAGACTCTCCATCTAGCAGAAACCAGAACAAGCCCATCACAGATGGAGAAGACTGTCTCTGAGATACTTACTGATGCAAAAGAGGTTGAAGCTAGGCTTACTGACAAAGTTTCAAGTGAGCCTATCAGCCAAGAGAGAATGAGCATACCACAAGTACCACAGGAGATATCGCCTTCATCTAAAGAGATCATACCTGACAAAGCTCAACCATCAAAAGAAAGTGATTCATTGATGAATGCCAGTAGTGGTTACTCGAGCAAGGACGATGCCATAAGCCTCAGTAATGTGAGCACAAGGTCTGTGTCTGATGAAGAGAAAATCTGGTCTGAAAcccaagaggagaaagaaatactAGAAGAATGCAAAATGACTATGGACAAATACTTCCCACTCTTGCCAAATgaggaggaagatagaggttGTTTTGGAGACGTGTCTTCAAAAGGCACAGCCTACTTCACATCACTACGTTTTCTGCCAAGCCACCTCCAGCCCCAGGTGTATAAGCAGGCATTGGAAAATATCAGAGGTGCCAGGAACAACATCAGAAAACTCTTGTACCATCTCTATGAAGCAATTGAATGGGCTTATCAAAGAAAGCAAGGTTCTGTGGATGGGCAGAATAGCCATAAGGCCCTTTTTGAGCTGTGGATCAAGTGGAGCCAGTTTGAAAATGTCGATGGTGATACAAAGTTATCAGACTTAGAGTTCCTTGAAGCCCTGACTCTGCACATGTCCTGCAGAATTTCTCTGAGATTACAGTCGGCCTTCATGGACCTCATGCCTCAGGTCCTTGGTCTCCCAACCAGTATACAAGACGATCTCCAACAGGCTTGCTGTGACATGGAGGAGCTTCATACCACCTTTTCCACAAGTGGTAGTTTTCAAGATCTAAACAAGCATAATCTGATACTTAGCCAGTTAAAGCTGACCAAAGCCCAGGGAAGCTTAGAAAAATTGCTCTGTTTCTTAGAAGGTGATATTGCTTCTGGTTGGATTGCAGGATCATTTCCCCCCTTCTGA